TACTGAAAATCCTCCGCACCGGATTCTTGGCGTTACTTTAACACAATACCTACAGTCTCTGGATGAGTTCAGGGTTTCACAAAAGTATGAGGATATGGAGCCCGTGCGAGAGGTAATGGAGTGGTTTAAGCGTCATGGCGAAAGTTTCAGACACATTGCACTCACTGCAACATCCTTTGCTTGTGCCCACATTTCAGCCTCATGGGTTATTAAGCACTATGGAAAGTGGATACGCACTTTTCACTTTATACCGGCTATGAGACCAAATGAGGGCTATCCGGTGTATGACACGGATAAAGCCTCCTTTCTAAAGTGGCTTGACAAGGACTGCACTATTGTTGATGACAGTATAACAAACATAGCAGACAGCAACGGTGTTTTATTTCCACGTCCCTGGAATGGAGCCACAACGACTATAACTGAAGCACTTGATGCTCTTTTACAGTAATGATGGGAGGGTAAGCGCTGATAACAAAACTTTCAGACTATGTGATTGACCTGATTAAAGGCTTCGGAGTCAATCATGTCTTTATGCTGCCCGGTGGCGGCTGTATGCACCTGGTTGATTCTGTGGGCAGAAAAATTAACCACACCGGATTTCTTCACGAACAGGCGGCTATCATTGCCGCCGATGGCTTTGCCCAGTACAACAATGATGTAGCCGTTGCTCTTGTTACAACAGGCCCCGGAGGCACTAACGCTATAACCGGAGTCACTGCTTCATGGATAGATTCAACACCGCTTGTGGTGCTATCGGGGCAAGTTAAACGTAAGGATTTGCTTTTTGGCAGGGGACTGAGACAGATGGGTGTTCAGGAGGCAGACATTGTCTCTATGGTAAAACCCATTACAAAGTATGCTGTCACCGTTATGGAACCTGATGAGATTCGTTATCATATAGAGAAGGCCTTCTATCTTGCAAAGACCGGTCGCCCTGGTCCGGTTTGGATTGACATCCCGCTTGATGTTCAGGGAGCTGGCATCAATACTGAAAATCTCAAAGGTTTCGAGCCTGACTCAGAAAGGTATAAGGTAGAAAAAACAGTGCTAAACTCTATGCTTGAAAAAACTATAGAGCTACTAAATAACTCAAAGCGGCCTGTAATTTTGGCAGGAAGGGGTATCAGGTTTGCTGAGGCTCAGGGGGAATTTCTATCGCTTGCAGAGTTTCTTAAAATTCCTGTCCTTGCCACATGGCGGCTTATGGATATACTGCCTGAGGATAGCGATTTGTATTTTGGACGTCCCGGCTCTATTGCCTCACGCGGGGCAAATTTTATCCTCCAAAATTCCGATTTTCTGCTAACTATTGGCGCCCGGCTTGACCTTCCGCAGGTTGGATACAATTATCGCGACTTTGCCCGCAGCGCTAAAAAAGTTATCGTAGATATAGATGAGGCTGAAATCAGAAAAATTGATACAGAAATTGCAATCCCAATAGTAACAGATGCAAAGGAGTTTCTAAACAAGTTCATACATAAATTACACCTAATAAAACACACGGAGCGCTCAAATTGGCAGCTTATGTGTAAAAAATGGAAAGAGGCGTATCCGGTAGTGCTGCCAGAGTATCTATCACAATCAGAATACGTCAATACATATGCCTTGATAAATACGCTATCAGATCTTCTTACGGAAAATGATGTGATTGTACCCGGATCTTCAGGCAGTTGCGCAGAAATAACCTGTCAGAGCTTTAGGGTTAAGAGGGGCCAGCGGGTTATTAACTCCCCGGGGCTGGGCTCGATGGGGTTTGGACTTCCTCAAAGCATAGGGGTAGCTATAGCAAGCAGCAGACGCTCAATTTGTATAGTGGGAGACGGCGGCCTTCAGCACAACATCCAGGAACTCCAAACCATGAAACGCCTCAATCTGCCCGTAAAACTGTTTGTGCTAAACAATAATGGATATGCTGCTATCAGAAACACTCATAACAGGTTTTTTGAAGGCCGGCTTGTTTGCTGTGATCCCTCAAGCGCTCTGACGCTGCCCGATACGTGTAAAGTTGCCCGGGCTTACGGACTGCCCGCTGTAAGAATATCCGATCAGAGAATCCTAAAACACGAGGTCACTAAGGTTCTCGACACAGATGGCCCTGCGGTGTGTGAGGTGATGGTTGACCCTGATTTACAAACCGCGCCCAGACTGTCCTCTATGGCAATGCCGGATGGCACTATGGTCTCTAAACCGCTTGAGGATTTGTGGCCTTTCTTAGACAGGGATGAGTTTCTTGCTAATATGAGTGTAACTTCTAACGGAGACTCAGGATAGCAAATTTAATGCAAGCTTTATTCTATTGCAGGCAGACCAAATTGATTAACGTAGTCTCTCTTAGATGACTATATCTTAATACCACTTAAAAGTGGTATTGACAAATGGATTCTCTAAAACATACCTTCACTGTATATTGTTATTATTTCATTATTTAATTTCAGAAATTCTTTAATTTGATGGACGATTTCATCCTGACAGGAATATGTTGATATTAATATTGGAGATTCATCTTTAATATCGCAGGGTAACTTTATTTCTATTCCTTTTACTTTCTTGCCTGCATATCTTGTATTTGAATCAACAAAATACAGTACTTTTGAGAGATCCAAACCTGACGCAATAAGTCTTTGGGTATGAGTGCCTACTCCCCATACAATTATTTTATTTTTATTTAATAATTTGTTTTTGATTATTGATTTTACTTCTAAATCAATAATGGAACATTTAGTTATATAATCTCTTATCTTTAATTCACTAATATTATCTCTAATCATTGTAAAGTTATTTTCATCTGTTTTTTGTGATAGCATATGAATGTCAGGATGTATCGTACGATTTAATTTGCATTCGTTCTGTTGCATTTTAAGTATTTTAAAATGGAAAATAGATAAAAGATTTTTTATAGAATATTGTGAAAAATAATTGATATGTTCGATGCTAAATTGCTGAAAAGGCGCTGAAATGTATAAATCAAATCTTTCTGCGTCAGGCACTTCTATAAATAATAATCCATGGTCTTTTAATAAAGAATAAATCTTCTGCATTGAATTGTTGCAATCAACCAGATGTTCTAAAACAGACGATAAAATAATTAAATCAAACTTTTCATCAGTATCGAAGCTATAAATACTATTGACAGTTGCTTCTATATTATATAATTCTTTTATAGTTTTTACACAAGAAGATGAGGGATCGAGTCCTAACAGATTTAGGTACCCATTTAACTTAAATAAGGATAATAAGCAACCTGTTGAACACCCTATATCTAATATTCTTGCATTTTTATCGTTCAAATGCGGAATTAAGAAATTAACAATCTTTGTAAACATAACAACGTACTCATCTGAAACAATGCCATCGCTATAATTAAACTCATACTTAGACATTTGTGCGTAATAATTGTTAAAATCGGCCTGCGAAGGAATTCCCTCCGCATATACAAAGCCACAATGATTACAAACAACAACATCATAACTTTCTGATAAAGAAAGTACCTCATTACCAAACATCTGAGTATAAAGATGAGATTTCTCAGGAAAGGAACAAATAGGACAAATCCTCTCATGCAACGCTGTTTTTAAATTTAACATTTAGCCTCCATTTTAGCAGAACAAGCTATTTTTTGAATTTACTAAGAATCATAGAAATATTGTATAATCTCTTGCGGACTCCTTTATCAAAGCTGCTTCATCTTGAGTTTCTGAAGCCGGACAGCCATGCTTAAATTTCCTGAAGAAAGTATTTTTATGATAACAAAGATACGGTATCTATATCATCTTCTTTGGGACATCTGAATAACGTTTCGCAATTTTTACAACTGCTGTTTAGATGTCTCATGCCTTTAAGATGGAGTTCCTGAAATATTTTCAATCGTTCTCCGAGCCATATACTTTTTAAGGATTGCTCTTTTACATTTCCGACTTTCGTCTGTTTGTTCCAGTCAACGCAGCAGCATACGACATCACCATCAGAGGTTATAGCCATAGTATAAAACGGATAAGGGCAT
The genomic region above belongs to Nitrospirota bacterium and contains:
- a CDS encoding thiamine pyrophosphate-binding protein — encoded protein: MTKLSDYVIDLIKGFGVNHVFMLPGGGCMHLVDSVGRKINHTGFLHEQAAIIAADGFAQYNNDVAVALVTTGPGGTNAITGVTASWIDSTPLVVLSGQVKRKDLLFGRGLRQMGVQEADIVSMVKPITKYAVTVMEPDEIRYHIEKAFYLAKTGRPGPVWIDIPLDVQGAGINTENLKGFEPDSERYKVEKTVLNSMLEKTIELLNNSKRPVILAGRGIRFAEAQGEFLSLAEFLKIPVLATWRLMDILPEDSDLYFGRPGSIASRGANFILQNSDFLLTIGARLDLPQVGYNYRDFARSAKKVIVDIDEAEIRKIDTEIAIPIVTDAKEFLNKFIHKLHLIKHTERSNWQLMCKKWKEAYPVVLPEYLSQSEYVNTYALINTLSDLLTENDVIVPGSSGSCAEITCQSFRVKRGQRVINSPGLGSMGFGLPQSIGVAIASSRRSICIVGDGGLQHNIQELQTMKRLNLPVKLFVLNNNGYAAIRNTHNRFFEGRLVCCDPSSALTLPDTCKVARAYGLPAVRISDQRILKHEVTKVLDTDGPAVCEVMVDPDLQTAPRLSSMAMPDGTMVSKPLEDLWPFLDRDEFLANMSVTSNGDSG
- a CDS encoding class I SAM-dependent methyltransferase; translated protein: MLNLKTALHERICPICSFPEKSHLYTQMFGNEVLSLSESYDVVVCNHCGFVYAEGIPSQADFNNYYAQMSKYEFNYSDGIVSDEYVVMFTKIVNFLIPHLNDKNARILDIGCSTGCLLSLFKLNGYLNLLGLDPSSSCVKTIKELYNIEATVNSIYSFDTDEKFDLIILSSVLEHLVDCNNSMQKIYSLLKDHGLLFIEVPDAERFDLYISAPFQQFSIEHINYFSQYSIKNLLSIFHFKILKMQQNECKLNRTIHPDIHMLSQKTDENNFTMIRDNISELKIRDYITKCSIIDLEVKSIIKNKLLNKNKIIVWGVGTHTQRLIASGLDLSKVLYFVDSNTRYAGKKVKGIEIKLPCDIKDESPILISTYSCQDEIVHQIKEFLKLNNEIITIYSEGMF